In a genomic window of bacterium:
- a CDS encoding CoA transferase, with amino-acid sequence MGPLTGFRIVELAGIGPGPFCAMLLADLGAEVLRVERTADAGLGIAKPVEFDLYNRSRRCIAVDLKTPDGVPTVLRLVARADALIEGFRPGVMERLGLGPEPCLARNPRLVYGRMTGWGQTGPLAQAAGHDWNYIAITGALHAIGRAGEAPVPPLNLVGDFGGGSLYLAVGILAGLLETQRSGKGQVVDAAITDGAASLMTLFYGLAGAGLWHGERGRNLLDTGAHFGEIYETRDGKYVSVLAIEPKFYAELCRRIGLDPATLPAQNDQGEWPALKERFAAVFRTKTRDEWCAILEGTDACFAPVLPMAEAPAHPHNVARGTFVEVGGVVQPAPAPRFSRTPGAIQSPPARPGEHTDAALADWGFAADEIAALRAAKAIA; translated from the coding sequence ATGGGACCTCTCACCGGATTCCGCATCGTGGAGCTCGCCGGCATCGGCCCCGGCCCGTTCTGCGCCATGCTGCTCGCCGACCTCGGCGCCGAGGTGCTGCGCGTCGAGCGCACCGCCGACGCCGGGCTCGGCATCGCCAAGCCGGTCGAGTTCGACCTCTACAACCGCAGCCGCCGCTGCATCGCCGTCGACCTGAAGACGCCGGACGGCGTGCCGACGGTGCTGCGGCTGGTCGCGCGTGCCGACGCCCTCATCGAGGGCTTCCGGCCCGGCGTCATGGAGCGCCTCGGCCTCGGACCCGAGCCGTGCCTCGCCCGCAACCCGCGCCTGGTCTACGGCCGCATGACCGGCTGGGGGCAGACGGGGCCGCTCGCGCAGGCGGCGGGCCACGACTGGAACTACATCGCCATCACCGGCGCGTTGCACGCCATCGGCCGCGCCGGCGAGGCGCCGGTGCCGCCGCTCAACCTGGTCGGCGACTTCGGCGGCGGCTCGCTCTACCTCGCCGTCGGCATCCTCGCCGGCCTGCTCGAGACGCAGAGGTCGGGCAAGGGGCAGGTCGTCGACGCCGCGATCACCGACGGCGCGGCGTCCCTGATGACGCTCTTCTACGGCCTCGCCGGCGCCGGCCTGTGGCACGGGGAGCGCGGGCGCAACCTCCTCGACACCGGCGCCCACTTCGGCGAGATCTACGAGACGCGGGACGGCAAGTACGTCAGCGTGCTCGCCATCGAGCCCAAGTTCTACGCCGAGCTGTGCCGGCGCATCGGGCTCGACCCCGCGACGCTGCCGGCCCAGAACGACCAGGGCGAGTGGCCGGCGCTGAAGGAGCGCTTCGCGGCGGTCTTCCGCACGAAGACGCGCGACGAGTGGTGCGCGATCCTCGAGGGCACCGACGCCTGCTTCGCGCCCGTGCTGCCCATGGCCGAGGCTCCGGCGCACCCGCACAACGTCGCGCGCGGGACCTTCGTCGAGGTGGGCGGCGTCGTGCAGCCGGCGCCGGCGCCGCGCTTCAGCCGCACGCCCGGTGCGATCCAGTCGCCGCCGGCGCGGCCGGGCGAGCACACCGACGCCGCGCTCGCGGACTGGGGCTTCGCGGCGGACGAGATCGCGGCGCTGCGCGCGGCGAAGGCGATCGCGTAG
- a CDS encoding rhomboid family intramembrane serine protease — translation MHPVTTALLLVNVAVFVLQGVIGDELILEFALWPLGARSRHLAPNELGHFELWQLLTSSVLHGSPSHLFLNMFALWMFGRDVEQLLGSWRFLQLYLGSVLSAAVVQLAVVSYTAGPEPYPTIGASGGVFGVLLAFGALFPRRILILLFPPIPMPAWLFVLLYGLVELASGVTGTQSGIAHFAHLGGMLGAALVLARWRRQERRRA, via the coding sequence ATGCATCCCGTCACCACGGCCCTGCTCCTCGTCAACGTCGCCGTCTTCGTGCTCCAGGGCGTGATCGGCGACGAGCTGATCCTGGAATTCGCGCTCTGGCCGCTCGGGGCGCGGTCGCGGCACCTGGCGCCGAACGAGCTGGGGCACTTCGAGCTCTGGCAGCTCCTCACCTCGAGCGTGCTGCACGGCAGCCCGTCGCACCTCTTCCTCAACATGTTCGCGCTGTGGATGTTCGGGCGCGACGTCGAGCAGCTGCTCGGCTCGTGGCGCTTTCTGCAGCTCTACCTGGGCTCGGTGCTGTCGGCGGCGGTCGTGCAGCTCGCGGTCGTCTCCTACACGGCCGGCCCGGAGCCGTATCCGACGATCGGGGCGTCGGGCGGCGTCTTCGGGGTGCTGCTCGCGTTCGGCGCGCTCTTCCCGCGTCGCATCCTGATCCTGCTGTTCCCGCCCATTCCGATGCCAGCGTGGCTCTTCGTGCTGCTCTATGGCCTCGTCGAGCTGGCGAGCGGCGTCACCGGGACGCAGTCGGGCATTGCGCACTTCGCGCATCTCGGCGGCATGCTCGGTGCGGCGCTCGTGCTGGCGCGGTGGCGGCGGCAGGAGCGACGCCGGGCATGA
- a CDS encoding sulfatase: MGTDGSRPHLRFPSGLVAAGCLALLLGAPATRAAEVPPPGQVLVRKLQVTAASEGTTSGSVRLEAELRQIDVVAAVQSGALRLRVQDGAAVRVTIVPNGCRIAATKVACRSRANGLAMRLRLRTVAGVPTWELQLVAKHLSTAQAGAQRARSPLRVLVDGLGRDAVVNRLASCAPLGTRGLACGASRRPNVIVIVTDDQRWDSLGFMPTVSSRLVGEGMHFDNAFVSTPVCCPSRASFLTGLWAHNHGTLTISPPKGGAPKFIGPDASTMATWLRATGYRTGFFGKYLNSYYLIGPPTQPTWYIPPGWDRWRAMRAESYFDFEIVTETGLVQPYAGPENYSTDVLRDQILAFIDEAVAAGKPFLVHYTPFGPHAALNAVIPQPAPRHAGLFADLALPMGPSFEEVDVSDKPLAIRSLPLNDPLRVALSGLSYRVTAETLQSIDEAVAAILDRLDTLGVDQDTVIIYSSDNGFTFGEHRIHLQKLCEFEECLRVPMVLRAPGLAAPGATSPRLVQNIDVAPTVAALAGVVPPNLLDGRSVVPLLLGETAGWRTDLLFEQWRVLNSRQFVAVRTETWKFVEDRDTGEQELYDLVGDPYELENRAADPGYAGVRDTLRARAYTLFAAGPGDH; this comes from the coding sequence ATGGGAACCGACGGGTCGCGTCCACACCTCCGCTTCCCGTCGGGGCTCGTCGCCGCCGGGTGTCTGGCTCTGCTCCTCGGTGCGCCGGCGACGCGGGCTGCAGAGGTGCCGCCGCCCGGGCAGGTGCTGGTGCGCAAGCTCCAGGTGACGGCCGCGTCCGAGGGCACCACGTCGGGCAGCGTCCGGCTCGAGGCCGAGCTGCGCCAGATCGACGTCGTGGCGGCCGTGCAGTCCGGTGCGCTGCGCCTGCGCGTCCAGGACGGCGCCGCAGTCCGCGTCACCATCGTCCCGAACGGCTGTCGGATCGCGGCGACGAAGGTCGCCTGCCGCAGCCGGGCGAACGGGCTCGCGATGCGGCTGCGCCTACGCACCGTCGCGGGCGTGCCGACCTGGGAGCTCCAGCTGGTCGCCAAGCACCTGTCGACCGCCCAGGCCGGCGCGCAGCGGGCGAGGAGTCCCCTGCGCGTGCTGGTCGACGGCCTCGGACGCGACGCCGTCGTCAACCGCCTCGCGAGCTGTGCGCCGCTGGGCACGCGCGGTCTCGCGTGCGGTGCCTCCCGCCGGCCGAACGTCATCGTGATCGTGACCGACGACCAGCGCTGGGACTCGCTCGGCTTCATGCCGACGGTCTCGTCGCGGCTGGTGGGCGAGGGCATGCACTTCGACAACGCCTTCGTCTCGACGCCGGTGTGCTGCCCGAGCCGGGCGTCGTTCCTCACCGGCCTGTGGGCGCACAACCACGGCACGCTCACCATCTCGCCGCCGAAGGGCGGGGCGCCGAAGTTCATCGGCCCCGACGCCTCGACGATGGCGACGTGGCTGCGTGCGACCGGCTATCGCACCGGCTTCTTCGGCAAGTACCTCAACTCGTACTATCTCATCGGGCCGCCCACGCAGCCCACCTGGTACATCCCGCCGGGGTGGGACCGGTGGCGCGCCATGCGGGCCGAGAGCTACTTCGATTTCGAGATCGTCACCGAGACCGGCCTCGTGCAGCCCTATGCGGGTCCCGAGAACTACTCGACGGACGTCCTGCGCGATCAGATACTGGCCTTCATCGACGAGGCGGTGGCGGCCGGGAAGCCGTTCCTGGTGCACTACACGCCGTTCGGCCCGCACGCGGCGCTCAACGCGGTCATCCCGCAGCCCGCTCCCCGTCACGCGGGGCTGTTCGCCGACCTGGCGCTGCCCATGGGGCCGAGCTTCGAGGAGGTCGACGTCAGCGACAAGCCGCTCGCCATCCGCTCGCTGCCGCTGAACGACCCGCTGCGCGTGGCGCTCTCGGGCCTCAGCTATCGCGTGACCGCCGAGACCCTCCAGTCGATCGACGAGGCCGTCGCCGCCATCCTCGACCGTCTCGACACCCTGGGCGTCGATCAGGACACCGTCATCATCTACAGCTCCGACAACGGCTTCACCTTCGGCGAGCACCGCATCCACCTCCAGAAGCTGTGCGAGTTCGAGGAATGCCTGCGCGTGCCCATGGTGCTGCGCGCGCCGGGCCTCGCGGCGCCGGGTGCGACGAGCCCGCGTCTGGTACAGAACATCGACGTCGCCCCGACCGTGGCGGCGCTCGCGGGTGTCGTGCCGCCGAACCTGCTCGACGGGCGCAGCGTCGTGCCGCTCCTGCTCGGGGAGACCGCGGGATGGCGCACCGACCTCCTGTTCGAGCAGTGGCGCGTCCTCAACAGCCGGCAGTTCGTGGCCGTGCGCACCGAGACCTGGAAGTTCGTCGAGGATCGCGACACCGGCGAGCAGGAGCTCTACGATCTCGTCGGCGATCCGTACGAGCTCGAGAACCGGGCCGCCGATCCGGGCTATGCCGGGGTGCGAGACACCCTGCGGGCGCGCGCCTATACGCTCTTCGCCGCCGGCCCCGGCGACCACTGA
- a CDS encoding AraC family transcriptional regulator — translation MTPPLPIPSVSMHVARAAFAEAMARGHDERALCARFGLTPAALAEPNGRIPVDVLREIWSELPALTGIDDLGIAVARRAGESGALPALAHLLRSAATVGDGLRLALRYQRLVTEAVTTHWVDAGDEIRLVVDDRDPAFRLPRHAIEFGVAALLLLARSATEHAFVPRRIAFRHAAPRDHTESRRLFACPIAYDAGVNVITFARADLARPQRSSDRSLAEILERHARALEARLPGCESFAAAVRRALVDLLEANDPGLATVAAKLRVSPRTLQRRLAAEGTTHRRVRDELRCDLALRHLESGDLGLQEIAFVLGFSDQSTFHHAFVRWTGRTPGAHRRQRLG, via the coding sequence GTGACGCCGCCGTTGCCGATCCCGAGCGTCTCGATGCACGTCGCGCGTGCCGCCTTCGCCGAGGCGATGGCGCGCGGGCACGACGAGCGCGCGCTCTGCGCCCGCTTCGGGCTGACGCCGGCGGCGCTGGCGGAGCCGAACGGACGCATCCCCGTCGACGTGCTGCGCGAGATCTGGAGCGAGCTGCCGGCGCTCACCGGCATCGACGATCTCGGCATCGCCGTCGCCCGGCGCGCCGGAGAGAGCGGCGCGCTGCCCGCGCTCGCCCACCTGCTGCGCTCGGCGGCGACCGTGGGTGACGGCCTGCGGCTGGCGCTGCGCTACCAGCGCCTCGTGACGGAGGCGGTGACGACCCACTGGGTCGATGCCGGCGACGAGATACGGCTGGTGGTCGACGACCGCGACCCCGCGTTCCGGCTGCCCCGCCACGCCATCGAGTTCGGCGTCGCCGCCCTGCTCCTCCTCGCACGCAGCGCCACGGAGCACGCGTTCGTGCCGCGGCGGATCGCCTTCCGCCACGCGGCCCCGCGTGACCATACCGAGTCGCGCCGGCTGTTCGCCTGCCCGATCGCGTACGACGCGGGCGTGAACGTGATCACCTTCGCCCGCGCCGACCTCGCACGCCCGCAGCGCTCGTCCGACCGAAGCCTGGCCGAGATCCTCGAGCGGCACGCACGCGCCCTCGAGGCGCGGCTCCCCGGGTGCGAATCGTTCGCCGCCGCCGTGCGACGTGCCCTCGTCGACCTGCTCGAGGCGAACGACCCCGGCCTCGCGACGGTGGCTGCGAAGCTGCGCGTCAGCCCGCGCACGCTCCAACGCCGGCTGGCGGCGGAAGGCACGACGCACCGGCGCGTGCGCGACGAGCTGCGGTGCGACCTGGCGTTGCGCCACCTCGAGTCCGGCGACCTCGGCCTCCAGGAGATCGCGTTCGTCCTCGGCTTCTCGGATCAGAGCACGTTCCACCACGCCTTCGTGCGCTGGACGGGTCGCACGCCGGGGGCCCATCGCCGGCAGCGGCTCGGTTGA
- a CDS encoding discoidin domain-containing protein, with translation MADILRDDFTDLSGWQTIASGLARLGLSPDDGPDGARAMRLDFDFAGGGGFVVARKELALRLPETWALVFALRGVGPRNRLEIKLAAPGGENVWWYCEEAFALPAQWQPMAIRSRELEFAWGPAGGGAITDVAAIEIALAAGPGGRGSVRLADLRFEDRTVRAAPVVRASSALPGHGPERLFAAAPEAGWRSAGGAPQWLAVDFQGEREYGGLVLHWEDGRRARAFRVRTSNDGAAWRTAHTTTHADAERSWVYMPGTAARFLRLELDESAGDGFGLTRVEVRPYEFSRSLDSFFRAVAADQPRGDHPRWLAGEQSYWTPIGLADGDACALVDEEGRIEVDRGTFSLEPFLHLDGTLVTWADAAVTQELEDGCLPIPSSVWRLRGLVLRTTACAARVDGRPVLFVRYRLEQDGPARTVRLFVAARPFQVTPPWQAFGTLGGTSPIRTIAASAHGLRVDAARTVHALTPAGGGGVATFDQGGVVAHLHAGDVPPRAQVADAFGFASGALRFDVVLPAGGAGEVHLAIPFGTTADAEHALPPGIRGDAVLDAVRREWRERLGRVTVALPEPRRAFAETMRTAVGHVLALRDGPALQPGPRRYTRAWIRDGAIMAAALLRMGCAGEAQAFVRWYAPFQKPDGDVPCVVDRSGPDWLVEHDSHGELVFAVAECVRFGAGRAFLDALWPAVERAVGFLTRLRETRLEPAYETPEKRAFRGLLPESASHEGYLAHPVHAYWDDFWAVRAFGDAAYLAAVRGDAAEAARLRARRDAMRADVRTSLETTIAVRGLDYVPGSVEWADFDPTATSNAVALLGELPTLPRAATAQTYVKYLAGFRQRRDGTMPWKNYTAYEVRIVGALVCLGERDAANELAEFLIGDRRPPAWNQWPEISWRDPRSPGHIGDVPHAWIAAEWVLSLRTMLAYERMEDEALVVAHGVSAAWLDEGEVVVDGLATYWGSLGFTLRRVDARTLALALRGDAAPPGGVVLRPPLGGTLVAVEIDGTPVRSAGGDAVTVPRCPATVTLRW, from the coding sequence ATGGCGGATATCCTGCGCGACGACTTCACCGACCTCTCCGGGTGGCAGACGATCGCCTCCGGACTCGCCCGCCTGGGCCTCTCGCCGGACGACGGGCCCGACGGCGCGCGCGCCATGCGCCTCGACTTCGACTTCGCCGGCGGCGGCGGCTTCGTGGTGGCGCGCAAGGAGCTGGCGCTGCGTCTGCCCGAGACCTGGGCGCTCGTCTTCGCGCTGCGCGGCGTCGGGCCGCGCAACCGGCTCGAGATCAAGCTCGCCGCGCCGGGCGGGGAGAACGTCTGGTGGTATTGCGAGGAGGCGTTCGCGCTGCCGGCGCAGTGGCAGCCGATGGCGATCCGCTCGCGCGAGCTCGAGTTCGCGTGGGGCCCCGCGGGCGGCGGCGCGATCACGGACGTCGCCGCCATCGAGATCGCGCTCGCGGCCGGCCCCGGCGGCCGCGGCAGCGTCCGGCTCGCCGATCTGCGCTTCGAGGACCGCACGGTCCGCGCGGCGCCCGTCGTACGCGCGTCGAGCGCGCTGCCGGGCCACGGGCCGGAGCGGCTCTTCGCCGCCGCGCCCGAGGCGGGCTGGCGGAGCGCGGGCGGCGCGCCGCAGTGGCTCGCGGTCGACTTCCAAGGGGAGCGCGAGTACGGCGGCCTCGTCCTCCACTGGGAGGACGGCCGGCGCGCGCGCGCGTTTCGCGTGCGGACCTCGAACGACGGCGCCGCCTGGCGGACGGCGCACACGACCACGCACGCCGACGCCGAGCGGAGCTGGGTCTACATGCCCGGCACCGCGGCGCGCTTCCTGCGCCTCGAGCTCGACGAGAGCGCCGGCGACGGCTTCGGCCTCACGCGGGTCGAGGTACGTCCGTACGAGTTCTCGCGCTCGCTCGACAGCTTCTTCCGCGCCGTCGCGGCCGATCAGCCGCGCGGCGACCATCCCCGCTGGCTCGCCGGCGAGCAGAGCTACTGGACGCCGATCGGCCTCGCCGACGGCGACGCCTGTGCCCTCGTCGACGAGGAGGGGCGCATCGAGGTCGACCGCGGCACGTTCTCGCTGGAGCCCTTCCTCCACCTGGACGGCACGCTCGTCACCTGGGCCGACGCCGCGGTCACGCAGGAGCTCGAGGACGGCTGCCTGCCGATCCCGTCGTCGGTGTGGCGCCTGCGCGGGCTCGTGCTCCGCACCACCGCGTGCGCAGCGCGGGTCGACGGCCGGCCCGTGCTCTTCGTCCGCTACCGCCTCGAGCAGGACGGTCCCGCGCGCACGGTGCGGCTGTTCGTCGCCGCCCGGCCGTTCCAGGTGACGCCGCCGTGGCAGGCGTTCGGCACGCTCGGCGGCACGAGCCCGATCCGCACCATCGCGGCGTCGGCGCACGGCCTGCGCGTCGACGCCGCGCGCACGGTGCACGCGCTGACGCCGGCCGGCGGCGGGGGCGTCGCGACCTTCGACCAGGGCGGCGTCGTCGCGCACCTCCACGCGGGCGACGTGCCGCCGCGGGCGCAGGTCGCGGACGCCTTCGGCTTCGCATCGGGCGCGCTGCGCTTCGACGTCGTGCTGCCGGCGGGCGGCGCGGGCGAGGTCCACCTGGCGATCCCGTTCGGCACGACGGCGGACGCGGAGCACGCGCTACCGCCGGGCATACGCGGCGACGCGGTGCTGGACGCCGTCCGGCGCGAATGGCGCGAGCGCCTCGGTCGGGTGACCGTGGCGCTGCCGGAGCCCCGGCGGGCGTTCGCCGAGACGATGCGCACGGCCGTCGGCCACGTGCTGGCGCTGCGCGACGGCCCGGCGCTCCAGCCCGGCCCCCGCCGCTACACGCGGGCCTGGATCCGCGACGGCGCCATCATGGCGGCGGCGCTGCTGCGCATGGGCTGCGCCGGGGAGGCGCAGGCGTTCGTGCGCTGGTACGCGCCGTTCCAGAAGCCCGACGGAGACGTGCCCTGCGTCGTCGATCGCAGCGGGCCGGACTGGCTCGTGGAGCACGACAGCCACGGCGAGCTGGTCTTCGCGGTCGCGGAGTGCGTCCGCTTCGGCGCCGGGCGCGCCTTCCTCGACGCGCTGTGGCCGGCGGTCGAGCGGGCCGTGGGCTTCCTCACACGCCTGCGCGAGACGCGTCTCGAGCCCGCGTACGAGACGCCCGAGAAGCGGGCGTTCCGCGGTCTGCTGCCCGAATCCGCGAGCCACGAGGGCTACCTCGCGCATCCGGTGCACGCGTACTGGGACGACTTCTGGGCCGTCCGCGCCTTCGGCGACGCCGCGTATCTCGCCGCCGTGCGCGGCGACGCGGCCGAGGCCGCGCGCCTGCGCGCGCGGCGCGACGCGATGCGCGCCGACGTGCGCACGTCGCTCGAGACGACGATCGCGGTGCGCGGGCTCGACTACGTGCCGGGCTCGGTCGAGTGGGCGGACTTCGATCCGACCGCGACCTCGAATGCGGTCGCGCTCCTGGGCGAGCTGCCGACGCTGCCCCGCGCCGCCACCGCGCAGACCTACGTGAAGTACCTCGCCGGCTTCCGGCAGCGGCGCGACGGCACGATGCCGTGGAAGAACTACACCGCCTACGAGGTGCGCATCGTCGGCGCGCTGGTGTGCCTGGGCGAGCGGGACGCGGCCAACGAGCTGGCGGAGTTCCTGATCGGCGATCGCCGCCCGCCGGCGTGGAACCAGTGGCCGGAGATCTCCTGGCGCGACCCGCGCAGCCCGGGCCACATCGGTGACGTACCACACGCCTGGATCGCCGCGGAGTGGGTGCTCTCCCTGCGCACGATGCTGGCATACGAGCGCATGGAGGACGAGGCGCTCGTGGTGGCGCACGGGGTCTCCGCCGCGTGGCTCGACGAGGGCGAGGTCGTCGTCGACGGGCTCGCCACCTACTGGGGCAGCCTCGGTTTCACGCTCCGCCGCGTCGATGCCCGCACGCTCGCGCTCGCGCTGCGCGGCGACGCCGCCCCGCCGGGCGGCGTCGTGCTGCGGCCGCCGCTCGGCGGGACGCTGGTCGCCGTCGAGATCGACGGCACGCCCGTGCGGAGCGCCGGCGGCGACGCGGTCACCGTCCCGCGCTGCCCGGCGACCGTCACGCTGCGGTGGTGA
- a CDS encoding alpha/beta fold hydrolase: MRDQTYHHQALRALNHAAAGGADVSEVLEATRHVRAGDAQGWYAVWTALGDRNLARARATADRRSRGQALLRAHTYYLRAEFFLPPDDPKRPDSFARNTRAFYEGLDTLGVPYERLTVPYGPHHLNAIYYPASVPAHGPLVVFCGGVDSTLEELYFFLVAAAHERGWPVLTFEGPGQGAVLREQHVPFTHEWERPTSAVLDAFLATHPRPPAIVLVGLSLGGYLAPRAAAFDERIDGVVAYDAMYDAGAVVRRRVPPIAFGLRRIGLEPLVNAAGAVLARVDPATAWSLSQGGWVTGTSTPLGVADAFAPFTLEGVAGRIRQDVLLLAGEGDQFVPIEQIGQMQEALVNARSVTAKVYDRASGGAEHSQLGATTLWQADFFDWLEAKFGS, encoded by the coding sequence CTGCGCGACCAGACCTACCATCACCAGGCCCTGCGGGCCTTGAACCACGCGGCGGCGGGCGGCGCCGACGTGTCGGAGGTGCTGGAGGCGACGCGCCACGTGCGGGCCGGCGATGCGCAGGGCTGGTACGCGGTGTGGACCGCGCTCGGCGACCGCAACCTCGCCCGCGCGCGGGCGACCGCGGATCGGCGCAGCCGCGGACAGGCGTTGCTGCGCGCCCACACCTACTACCTCCGCGCCGAGTTCTTCCTGCCGCCGGACGATCCCAAGCGCCCGGACTCGTTCGCCCGCAACACCCGCGCCTTCTACGAGGGGCTCGACACGCTCGGGGTGCCGTACGAGCGGCTGACGGTGCCGTACGGGCCGCACCATCTGAACGCGATCTACTATCCGGCGTCCGTCCCGGCGCACGGGCCGCTCGTCGTGTTCTGCGGCGGCGTCGACTCGACGCTGGAGGAGCTCTACTTCTTCCTCGTCGCCGCCGCGCACGAGCGCGGCTGGCCCGTGCTGACGTTCGAGGGGCCGGGGCAGGGCGCCGTGCTGCGCGAGCAGCACGTGCCGTTCACGCACGAGTGGGAGCGGCCGACGTCGGCGGTGCTCGACGCCTTCCTCGCCACCCATCCGCGGCCGCCCGCGATCGTGCTCGTCGGCCTCAGCCTCGGCGGCTATCTCGCGCCGCGCGCCGCCGCCTTCGACGAGCGCATCGACGGCGTGGTGGCGTACGACGCCATGTACGACGCCGGCGCCGTGGTGCGCCGCCGCGTCCCGCCGATCGCGTTCGGGCTGCGCCGCATCGGCCTCGAGCCCCTGGTGAATGCGGCGGGCGCGGTGCTGGCCCGCGTCGACCCGGCGACGGCGTGGTCGCTGTCGCAGGGCGGCTGGGTCACCGGCACGTCGACGCCGCTCGGCGTCGCCGACGCGTTCGCGCCCTTCACGCTGGAGGGCGTCGCCGGCCGCATCCGGCAGGACGTCCTGCTCCTCGCGGGCGAGGGCGATCAGTTCGTGCCGATCGAGCAGATCGGGCAGATGCAGGAGGCGCTGGTCAACGCCCGCAGCGTCACCGCGAAGGTGTACGACCGCGCGTCGGGCGGCGCCGAGCACTCGCAGCTCGGCGCCACGACGCTCTGGCAGGCCGACTTCTTCGACTGGCTGGAGGCGAAGTTCGGCTCGTGA